One window of Globicephala melas chromosome 5, mGloMel1.2, whole genome shotgun sequence genomic DNA carries:
- the RBM47 gene encoding RNA-binding protein 47 isoform X1 → MTAEDSTAAMSSESAAGSSAKVPEGVAGAPNEAALLALMERTGYSMVQENGQRKYGGPPPGWEGPHPQRGCEVFVGKIPRDVYEDELVPVFEAVGRIYELRLMMDFDGKNRGYAFVMYCHKHEAKRAVRELNNYEIRPGRLLGVCCSVDNCRLFIGGIPKMKKREEILEEIAKVTEGVLDVIVYASAADKMKNRGFAFVEYESHRAAAMARRKLMPGRIQLWGHQIAVDWAEPEIDVDEDVMETVKILYVRNLMIETTEDTIKKSFGQFNPGCVERVKKIRDYAFVHFASREDAVHAMNNLNGTELEGSCLEVTLAKPVDKEQYSRYQKAAKGGGAAEAAVVQQPSYVYSCDPYTLAYYGYPYNALIGPNRDYFVKAGSIRGRGRGAAGNRAPGPRGSYLGGYSAGRGIYSRYHEGKGKQQEKGYELVPNLEISAVNPVAIKPGTVAIPAIGAQYSMFQAAPAPKMIEDGKIHTMEHMISPIAVQPDPASAAAAAAAAVIPAVSTPPPFQGRPITPVYTVAPNVQRIPAAGIYGASYVPFAAPTTATIATLQKNAAAAVYSGYAGYIPQAFPAAAIQVPIHDVYQTY, encoded by the exons ATGACCGCAGAGGATTCCACCGCAGCCATGAGCAGCGAGTCGGCCGCTGGGTCCTCCGCCAAGGTGCCCGAGGGCGTGGCGGGCGCGCCCAACGAGGCGGCGCTTCTGGCGCTGATGGAGCGCACGGGCTACAGCATGGTGCAGGAGAACGGGCAGCGCAAGTACGGCGGCCCGCCGCCCGGCTGGGAAGGTCCGCACCCGCAGCGCGGCTGCGAGGTCTTCGTGGGCAAGATCCCGCGCGACGTGTACGAGGACGAGCTGGTGCCCGTGTTCGAGGCAGTGGGCCGCATCTACGAGCTGCGCCTCATGATGGACTTCGACGGCAAGAACCGCGGCTACGCCTTCGTCATGTACTGCCACAAGCACGAGGCCAAACGCGCCGTGCGTGAGCTCAACAACTACGAGATCCGCCCCGGCCGCCTGCTCGGCGTGTGCTGCAGCGTGGACAACTGCCGTCTCTTCATCGGTGGCATCCCCAAGATGAAGAAGCGCGAGGAGATCCTGGAGGAGATCGCCAAGGTCACGGAGGGCGTGCTCGACGTGATCGTCTACGCCAGCGCGGCCGACAAAATGAAGAACCGCGGCTTCGCCTTCGTCGAGTACGAGAGCCACCGCGCCGCCGCCATGGCGCGCCGCAAGCTCATGCCCGGCCGCATCCAGCTTTGGGGCCACCAGATCGCCGTGGACTGGGCCGAGCCTGAGATCGACGTGGACGAGGACGTAATGGAGACCGTGAAGATCCTCTACGTGCGGAACCTCATGATCGAGACCACCGAGGACACCATCAAAAAGAGCTTCGGCCAGTTCAACCCGGGCTGCGTGGAGCGCGTCAAGAAGATCCGCGACTACGCCTTCGTGCACTTTGCCAGCCGCGAGGACGCCGTGCACGCCATGAACAACCTCAACGGCACCGAGCTGGAGGGCTCGTGCCTCGAGGTGACGCTGGCCAAGCCCGTGGACAAGGAGCAGTACTCCCGCTACCAGAAGGCGGCCAAGGGCGGCGGTGCAGCCGAGGCGGCAGTGGTGCAGCAGCCCAGCTACGTGTACTCCTGCGACCCCTACACGCTGGCCTACTATGGCTACCCTTACAACGCGCTCATTGGGCCCAACAGGGACTACTTCGTGAAAG CAGGCAGCATAAGAGGCCGGGGTCGAGGTGCAGCTGGCAACAGAGCCCCAGGGCCCAGGGGTTCCTACCTTGGGGGATATTCTGCTGGCCGTGGTATATATAGCCGATAtcatgaaggaaaaggaaaacaacaagaaaaaggatATGAACTTGTACCGAATTTGGAAATCTCTGCCGTCAATCCAGTTGCCATTAAACCTGGCACAG TGGCCATCCCTGCCATCGGGGCCCAGTATTCCATGTTTCAGGCAGCTCCGGCTCCTAAAATGATTGAAGATGGTAAAATCCACACAATGGAGCACATGATCAGCCCCATCGCTGTGCAGCCAGACCCAGCCAGCGCCGCCGCGGCCGCGGCCGCCGCCGTCATCCCTGCCGTGTCCACGCCACCACCTTTCCAG ggCCGCCCAATAACTCCAGTGTACACGGTGGCTCCGAACGTTCAGAGAATTCCCGCTGCCGGGATCTACGGGGCCAGTTATGTGCCATTTGCTGCTCCGACCACAGCTACGATCGCCACGCTGCAGAAGAACGCGGCGGCCGCCGTCTACAGCGGGTACGCAGGCTACATACCTCAGGCCTTCCCCGCCGCTGCTATCCAGGTGCCCATCCACGACGTCTACCAGACCTACTGA
- the RBM47 gene encoding RNA-binding protein 47 isoform X2, which produces MTAEDSTAAMSSESAAGSSAKVPEGVAGAPNEAALLALMERTGYSMVQENGQRKYGGPPPGWEGPHPQRGCEVFVGKIPRDVYEDELVPVFEAVGRIYELRLMMDFDGKNRGYAFVMYCHKHEAKRAVRELNNYEIRPGRLLGVCCSVDNCRLFIGGIPKMKKREEILEEIAKVTEGVLDVIVYASAADKMKNRGFAFVEYESHRAAAMARRKLMPGRIQLWGHQIAVDWAEPEIDVDEDVMETVKILYVRNLMIETTEDTIKKSFGQFNPGCVERVKKIRDYAFVHFASREDAVHAMNNLNGTELEGSCLEVTLAKPVDKEQYSRYQKAAKGGGAAEAAVVQQPSYVYSCDPYTLAYYGYPYNALIGPNRDYFVKGSIRGRGRGAAGNRAPGPRGSYLGGYSAGRGIYSRYHEGKGKQQEKGYELVPNLEISAVNPVAIKPGTVAIPAIGAQYSMFQAAPAPKMIEDGKIHTMEHMISPIAVQPDPASAAAAAAAAVIPAVSTPPPFQGRPITPVYTVAPNVQRIPAAGIYGASYVPFAAPTTATIATLQKNAAAAVYSGYAGYIPQAFPAAAIQVPIHDVYQTY; this is translated from the exons ATGACCGCAGAGGATTCCACCGCAGCCATGAGCAGCGAGTCGGCCGCTGGGTCCTCCGCCAAGGTGCCCGAGGGCGTGGCGGGCGCGCCCAACGAGGCGGCGCTTCTGGCGCTGATGGAGCGCACGGGCTACAGCATGGTGCAGGAGAACGGGCAGCGCAAGTACGGCGGCCCGCCGCCCGGCTGGGAAGGTCCGCACCCGCAGCGCGGCTGCGAGGTCTTCGTGGGCAAGATCCCGCGCGACGTGTACGAGGACGAGCTGGTGCCCGTGTTCGAGGCAGTGGGCCGCATCTACGAGCTGCGCCTCATGATGGACTTCGACGGCAAGAACCGCGGCTACGCCTTCGTCATGTACTGCCACAAGCACGAGGCCAAACGCGCCGTGCGTGAGCTCAACAACTACGAGATCCGCCCCGGCCGCCTGCTCGGCGTGTGCTGCAGCGTGGACAACTGCCGTCTCTTCATCGGTGGCATCCCCAAGATGAAGAAGCGCGAGGAGATCCTGGAGGAGATCGCCAAGGTCACGGAGGGCGTGCTCGACGTGATCGTCTACGCCAGCGCGGCCGACAAAATGAAGAACCGCGGCTTCGCCTTCGTCGAGTACGAGAGCCACCGCGCCGCCGCCATGGCGCGCCGCAAGCTCATGCCCGGCCGCATCCAGCTTTGGGGCCACCAGATCGCCGTGGACTGGGCCGAGCCTGAGATCGACGTGGACGAGGACGTAATGGAGACCGTGAAGATCCTCTACGTGCGGAACCTCATGATCGAGACCACCGAGGACACCATCAAAAAGAGCTTCGGCCAGTTCAACCCGGGCTGCGTGGAGCGCGTCAAGAAGATCCGCGACTACGCCTTCGTGCACTTTGCCAGCCGCGAGGACGCCGTGCACGCCATGAACAACCTCAACGGCACCGAGCTGGAGGGCTCGTGCCTCGAGGTGACGCTGGCCAAGCCCGTGGACAAGGAGCAGTACTCCCGCTACCAGAAGGCGGCCAAGGGCGGCGGTGCAGCCGAGGCGGCAGTGGTGCAGCAGCCCAGCTACGTGTACTCCTGCGACCCCTACACGCTGGCCTACTATGGCTACCCTTACAACGCGCTCATTGGGCCCAACAGGGACTACTTCGTGAAAG GCAGCATAAGAGGCCGGGGTCGAGGTGCAGCTGGCAACAGAGCCCCAGGGCCCAGGGGTTCCTACCTTGGGGGATATTCTGCTGGCCGTGGTATATATAGCCGATAtcatgaaggaaaaggaaaacaacaagaaaaaggatATGAACTTGTACCGAATTTGGAAATCTCTGCCGTCAATCCAGTTGCCATTAAACCTGGCACAG TGGCCATCCCTGCCATCGGGGCCCAGTATTCCATGTTTCAGGCAGCTCCGGCTCCTAAAATGATTGAAGATGGTAAAATCCACACAATGGAGCACATGATCAGCCCCATCGCTGTGCAGCCAGACCCAGCCAGCGCCGCCGCGGCCGCGGCCGCCGCCGTCATCCCTGCCGTGTCCACGCCACCACCTTTCCAG ggCCGCCCAATAACTCCAGTGTACACGGTGGCTCCGAACGTTCAGAGAATTCCCGCTGCCGGGATCTACGGGGCCAGTTATGTGCCATTTGCTGCTCCGACCACAGCTACGATCGCCACGCTGCAGAAGAACGCGGCGGCCGCCGTCTACAGCGGGTACGCAGGCTACATACCTCAGGCCTTCCCCGCCGCTGCTATCCAGGTGCCCATCCACGACGTCTACCAGACCTACTGA